From a region of the Apibacter sp. B3706 genome:
- a CDS encoding NADH:flavin oxidoreductase/NADH oxidase, translated as MSKLFKPLPLEGNTLKNRIIMSPMCQYSAHDGFANNWHLIHYGTRAVGGVAAIIQEASAVSPQGRITYKDLGIWKDEHILKLSEIVQSIHDNNCLAGIQLAHAGRKASTPIPWLPNEKLDEGYKKWAIVAPSPVPFDGNSQKPRELSIDEINIIINDFKEGAERAVKAGYDIIEIHAAHGYLIHEFLSPLSNVRKDDYGGNFQNRIRLLVRIIEAIKQILPKKISLWVRISATDWIEGGWSVDESVELAEIVKNLGVEVLDVSSGGLTPHAKIPNKPNYQVPFANKIKNNSAIITGTVGLITQAVQAEEILENNEADLIFLGRELLRNPYFALEAAHILEIDTLWPLPYERAKFR; from the coding sequence ATGTCAAAATTATTTAAACCCTTACCTTTAGAGGGTAACACGCTAAAAAACAGGATCATAATGTCTCCCATGTGTCAATATTCTGCTCATGATGGTTTTGCCAATAATTGGCACTTAATACATTATGGAACCCGTGCGGTGGGAGGAGTTGCGGCAATTATTCAAGAGGCCTCTGCCGTTTCTCCTCAAGGTAGAATTACTTATAAAGATTTGGGTATCTGGAAAGACGAACATATTCTTAAATTAAGTGAAATTGTGCAATCAATTCACGATAATAACTGTTTAGCGGGTATCCAATTAGCTCATGCAGGACGAAAAGCTAGTACTCCTATTCCTTGGCTTCCCAATGAAAAACTGGATGAAGGATATAAAAAATGGGCTATTGTGGCGCCTTCTCCTGTTCCTTTCGACGGCAATTCCCAAAAACCAAGGGAACTTTCTATTGATGAAATAAATATCATTATCAATGATTTTAAAGAAGGTGCAGAAAGAGCTGTGAAAGCAGGTTATGATATTATTGAAATACACGCTGCTCATGGATATCTTATTCATGAATTTTTATCTCCTCTTAGTAATGTAAGAAAAGATGATTACGGAGGTAATTTTCAAAATAGAATTCGATTGTTGGTTAGAATTATAGAAGCAATTAAACAGATACTTCCTAAAAAAATTTCTCTATGGGTTAGAATTTCTGCCACCGATTGGATAGAAGGCGGTTGGAGTGTTGATGAATCTGTAGAATTGGCCGAAATAGTAAAAAATTTAGGTGTAGAGGTTTTAGATGTCTCATCCGGTGGTTTAACTCCCCATGCTAAAATACCCAATAAACCTAATTACCAAGTGCCTTTTGCCAATAAAATAAAAAATAATTCTGCCATAATAACCGGAACGGTTGGATTGATAACCCAAGCTGTTCAAGCAGAAGAAATACTCGAAAATAACGAAGCTGATTTAATTTTCCTGGGTAGAGAGCTGTTACGTAATCCATACTTTGCTTTAGAAGCCGCCCATATTTTAGAAATAGACACTTTATGGCCCCTACCCTATGAAAGAGCTAAATTTAGATAA
- a CDS encoding TolC family protein yields MIGYIRNSLTLVLAFSISLRLCSQSLSFSESQIIMYKENNLIKAAEKQEEAYQFDLKSYKGLRFPQLDIFGAGIYRDKKIGTNLNGARSEVADALNISDPEELGNWDVNLLKRDIALGGLKFTWPLFTGGKINAAIEASKLKAEIGNKELVSTKNKLISELAERYFQVKLAEDAVLVRKQVLDGMNQHLYNATKMEQQGLIAPVEKLQADVAVSEANRQYLAAQKDAELARVALANTLGIDQVNEELTTPFFIVPYLHPLDYYQDFAVENYPELQKLKLQVELTEQSIKSKKSTYYPTISALGNSILIHNNPIGGMKKNRKPWSLGVGMTYTIFNGLQYKNEIKSAKATKESVLYSQDKAKKDIRTLIEKIFQDIQKQEEQIQNLDVQIVQAEELLRVRVKGFSEGVQTSTDVVDAEVNLSGIKLQKIQASYNYVVDLASLLEYSGLSQDFIKYTNQ; encoded by the coding sequence ATGATAGGATATATCAGAAATTCCTTGACATTAGTGTTAGCTTTTAGCATATCTTTAAGACTCTGTTCTCAATCACTATCATTTTCTGAATCTCAGATTATTATGTATAAAGAAAATAATCTGATTAAAGCAGCCGAGAAGCAAGAAGAAGCCTATCAATTTGACTTAAAATCTTACAAAGGATTACGTTTTCCTCAATTAGACATTTTTGGAGCCGGTATATACCGAGATAAAAAAATTGGAACCAATTTAAATGGTGCCAGATCAGAAGTTGCAGATGCTTTAAATATTTCAGATCCTGAAGAATTAGGAAATTGGGATGTAAATCTTCTCAAAAGAGATATAGCCTTAGGAGGACTTAAATTTACTTGGCCATTGTTCACAGGAGGAAAAATTAATGCCGCTATTGAAGCTTCAAAATTAAAGGCAGAAATAGGTAATAAAGAGTTAGTAAGTACTAAAAATAAGCTGATTTCGGAATTAGCCGAAAGATATTTTCAAGTTAAACTAGCTGAAGATGCAGTTTTAGTAAGAAAACAAGTGTTGGACGGAATGAATCAACATTTATATAATGCAACTAAAATGGAACAACAAGGGTTGATAGCACCTGTTGAAAAACTTCAAGCAGATGTTGCCGTATCAGAAGCTAATCGACAATATCTTGCCGCTCAAAAAGATGCTGAATTGGCAAGAGTAGCCTTGGCAAATACCTTAGGTATAGATCAAGTTAATGAAGAATTAACAACTCCATTTTTTATTGTTCCTTATTTACATCCGTTAGATTATTACCAGGATTTCGCCGTTGAAAATTATCCGGAATTACAAAAGCTTAAACTTCAAGTTGAATTAACCGAACAATCAATTAAATCCAAAAAATCAACCTATTACCCAACCATATCAGCCTTAGGAAATTCAATTTTAATTCATAATAACCCGATAGGAGGTATGAAAAAAAATAGAAAACCCTGGTCTTTGGGTGTAGGAATGACCTATACTATTTTTAATGGTCTGCAATACAAAAATGAAATAAAATCAGCAAAAGCAACTAAAGAAAGTGTGTTATATTCTCAAGATAAAGCTAAAAAAGACATTCGGACTCTGATTGAAAAAATATTTCAAGACATACAAAAACAAGAAGAACAAATACAAAACTTAGATGTTCAAATAGTTCAAGCAGAAGAATTACTTCGAGTGAGAGTAAAAGGATTTTCAGAAGGGGTTCAAACCTCAACAGATGTGGTCGATGCTGAAGTTAATTTATCGGGTATAAAGCTGCAAAAAATACAAGCCAGTTATAATTATGTGGTCGATTTAGCATCTTTATTAGAATATAGCGGATTAAGTCAAGATTTTATAAAATATACGAATCAATAA
- a CDS encoding ATP-dependent helicase, with protein sequence MKDLFADLNEVQKQAVSTTEGPLMIIAGAGSGKTRVLTYRIAHLIDKGVDSFNILALTFTNKAAREMKERIAALIEGTEAKNLWMGTFHSVFARILRAEANKLGFPSNFTIYDQQDCLNVIKKIINELQLDTDIYKPKQVLGRISSYKNNLITVRAYFNNPELIEADTAAMRPKIGHIYQAYVDRCFKSGAMDFDDLLLRTNELLTRFPESLAKYQDRFRYIMVDEYQDTNHSQYLIVKALASRFENICVVGDDAQSIYAFRGANIRNILNFKKDYPDAKIIPLEQNYRSTQIIVEAANEVIAKNRDQLEKNVWTQNPSGDKIPVYRALSDADEANYVASEIFSLKMSQQKKNKNFAVLYRTNAQSRAIEEALRKKNISYKVFGGLSFYQRKEIKDLLAYLRILVNPKDQEALLRIINYPARGIGDTTVNKLIVGADQQQKSLDEILEQIEFLGNSLGLNKPTIDKLVNFWTMIKSFQVLLKTEDVYEVAMKVAVTSGILKTLKEDDTPEGISRVENIQELLNSLQGFVDEQRQLDEGDSSLNFFLENIALASDLDSGEEDDDKVSLMTIHLAKGLEFPVVFIVGLEENLFPSQMSLNTRQELEEERRLFYVALTRAEEKAYFTYATTRFRWGKIVDGEPSRFLEEISEKHLEVLNISFTNSIRNNSGLNSDIFADDFAPRYPKGPNPVYQKSKDPIKSPQNLKPISNAKLANPVGGSIANLKIGDHVLHDRFGKGTVVSIEGDPENAKALINFENEGDKKLLLKFAKLKVLE encoded by the coding sequence ATGAAAGATTTATTTGCAGATTTAAACGAAGTTCAAAAACAGGCAGTTAGTACAACAGAAGGCCCCTTAATGATAATAGCAGGTGCAGGTTCAGGAAAGACCAGGGTTTTAACTTACAGGATTGCCCATTTAATAGATAAAGGAGTAGATTCCTTTAATATTCTTGCGCTTACCTTTACGAATAAAGCAGCACGAGAAATGAAAGAAAGAATAGCTGCATTAATTGAAGGAACTGAAGCTAAAAATTTATGGATGGGAACATTTCATTCCGTTTTTGCTAGAATTTTACGTGCAGAAGCAAATAAATTAGGGTTTCCTTCTAATTTTACTATTTATGATCAACAAGATTGTCTTAATGTTATAAAAAAAATAATAAATGAACTACAGCTTGATACTGATATATATAAACCCAAACAGGTTTTAGGACGCATATCAAGTTACAAAAATAATTTAATCACGGTTCGTGCATATTTTAATAATCCGGAATTAATTGAAGCAGATACTGCCGCTATGCGACCAAAAATTGGTCACATATATCAAGCCTATGTAGATCGTTGTTTCAAATCGGGAGCAATGGATTTTGATGACCTTTTGCTTCGAACCAATGAATTGCTTACCCGTTTTCCGGAATCCTTGGCCAAATACCAAGACCGTTTTCGCTATATTATGGTGGATGAGTATCAAGATACGAATCATTCTCAATATTTAATTGTAAAAGCACTTGCATCCAGATTTGAAAATATATGTGTGGTAGGAGATGATGCGCAATCTATATATGCATTTAGGGGAGCAAATATTAGAAATATTCTAAATTTCAAAAAAGATTATCCGGATGCCAAAATAATTCCTCTGGAACAAAATTATCGATCCACCCAAATTATTGTGGAAGCAGCGAATGAGGTGATTGCCAAAAACAGGGATCAACTTGAAAAAAATGTATGGACGCAAAATCCTTCAGGAGATAAAATTCCTGTTTATAGAGCTCTCTCGGATGCGGATGAGGCAAATTATGTAGCATCAGAGATATTTTCATTGAAAATGTCTCAACAGAAAAAAAATAAAAATTTTGCCGTACTTTATCGCACCAATGCCCAATCAAGAGCTATAGAAGAAGCCTTACGAAAGAAAAATATATCTTATAAAGTATTTGGAGGACTTTCTTTTTATCAAAGAAAAGAAATTAAGGATCTCTTGGCTTATTTAAGAATATTAGTGAATCCAAAAGATCAGGAAGCACTATTAAGAATTATAAATTATCCTGCCAGAGGTATAGGAGATACAACTGTAAACAAGCTAATTGTAGGAGCAGATCAACAGCAAAAGTCTTTGGATGAAATTCTGGAACAGATTGAGTTTTTAGGAAATTCTTTAGGATTAAATAAACCAACCATTGATAAATTAGTCAACTTTTGGACTATGATTAAAAGTTTTCAGGTTTTACTGAAGACAGAAGACGTATATGAAGTTGCCATGAAAGTTGCCGTTACCTCAGGAATTCTAAAAACATTAAAAGAAGACGACACACCTGAAGGAATTTCACGAGTAGAAAATATACAAGAATTATTAAACAGTTTACAAGGTTTTGTAGATGAACAAAGACAGTTGGATGAAGGGGATTCTAGTTTGAATTTTTTCCTGGAAAATATAGCTTTGGCGTCAGATTTAGATTCAGGTGAAGAAGACGATGATAAAGTTTCATTAATGACGATCCATTTAGCCAAAGGGTTGGAATTTCCGGTGGTTTTTATAGTTGGTTTAGAAGAAAATTTATTTCCTTCACAAATGTCATTAAATACTCGTCAGGAATTAGAAGAAGAAAGAAGATTATTTTATGTAGCATTAACCAGAGCTGAAGAAAAAGCCTATTTTACATACGCTACTACACGTTTCAGATGGGGTAAAATAGTGGATGGAGAGCCGAGTAGATTTTTGGAGGAAATCAGCGAAAAGCATTTGGAAGTCTTGAATATCAGTTTTACGAATTCGATAAGAAATAATTCGGGATTGAACTCGGATATCTTTGCCGATGATTTTGCACCTAGATATCCCAAAGGACCCAATCCTGTTTATCAGAAGTCGAAAGATCCGATTAAATCACCTCAAAACTTAAAGCCCATATCTAATGCAAAATTAGCAAATCCGGTAGGTGGTTCGATTGCCAATTTAAAAATAGGAGATCATGTCTTGCATGACCGTTTCGGAAAAGGTACAGTAGTATCTATTGAAGGGGATCCCGAAAATGCTAAAGCACTTATAAATTTTGAAAATGAGGGAGATAAAAAATTATTGTTAAAATTTGCTAAACTCAAAGTTTTAGAATAA
- a CDS encoding DUF1573 domain-containing protein: protein MKKTAILVFLLFLGSFISAQSITFSQDQIDYGIIKKNSDGNQIFKFTNTGDKPLIISNVKSSCDCSVPSWTRTPILPGKSGEINVKYNTKNLGKFSKSIEVFSNDPKISRKLLKIKGEVQ from the coding sequence ATGAAAAAAACTGCTATATTAGTTTTTCTCCTATTTTTAGGAAGTTTCATTTCCGCTCAATCTATAACATTCAGTCAAGATCAAATAGATTATGGAATAATTAAAAAAAATTCTGACGGTAATCAAATTTTCAAATTTACCAATACAGGTGACAAACCTTTGATTATTTCCAACGTTAAATCATCATGTGATTGTTCTGTACCTTCATGGACCAGAACTCCTATTTTACCGGGTAAATCAGGTGAGATAAACGTTAAGTATAATACAAAGAATCTTGGTAAATTTTCCAAATCAATTGAGGTATTCAGTAATGATCCTAAAATTTCAAGAAAACTTTTAAAAATTAAAGGGGAAGTTCAATAG
- the pckA gene encoding phosphoenolpyruvate carboxykinase (ATP): protein MENLIKSLEKHGISGIKEIVHNPTYEQLYQAEMDPKNEGYEKGELTTSGAVAVKTGVFTGRSPKDRYIVKDSVTENTIWWDGKINVPTTPQTFDNLKGLVAKQLSNKKLYVVDTFCGTNKDTRMKVRFVMEVAWQAHFVTNMFIRPSQYELEHYGEPDFFIMNGSKVTNPNWKEQGLNSENFVMFNLTQKVQIIGGTWYGGEMKKGMFSMMNYYLPLKGMASMHCSANVGEAGDVAIYFGLSGTGKTTLSADPKRYLIGDDEHGWDDNGVFNYEGGCYAKVIDLSEEKEPDIWRAIRRDALLENVVVKSNGEVDFKDKSITENTRVSYPIYYINKIVLPSKAGHAKKIIYLSADAFGVLPPVSILDEEQAQYHFLCGYTSKLAGTERGITEPLPSFSPAFGEAFLSLHPTMYSKTLVSKMKKHGAKAYLVNTGWNGTGKRISLKDTRAIVDAIIDGSIEKAATNKIPYLNLTFPTKVPNVSDILDPRTTYSNVSEWETKAKDLAAKYIANFKQYTDTEEGKKLVAAGPKL, encoded by the coding sequence ATGGAAAACTTAATAAAATCACTAGAGAAACATGGGATTTCAGGTATTAAAGAAATTGTTCACAATCCAACCTATGAACAACTATATCAAGCGGAAATGGATCCTAAAAATGAGGGGTATGAAAAAGGAGAATTAACTACTTCAGGAGCCGTAGCCGTTAAAACAGGAGTTTTCACCGGACGTTCGCCAAAAGACCGATATATTGTAAAAGATTCAGTAACTGAAAATACTATATGGTGGGATGGTAAAATTAATGTACCAACAACTCCACAAACTTTCGATAATCTAAAAGGTTTAGTAGCTAAACAACTATCTAATAAAAAATTGTACGTGGTTGATACTTTTTGTGGAACCAATAAAGATACAAGAATGAAAGTAAGATTTGTTATGGAAGTAGCATGGCAGGCACATTTTGTTACCAATATGTTTATACGTCCATCTCAATACGAACTTGAACACTATGGAGAACCGGATTTCTTTATTATGAACGGATCTAAGGTTACCAATCCAAACTGGAAAGAACAAGGGCTGAATTCAGAAAACTTTGTTATGTTTAATCTTACCCAAAAAGTTCAAATTATTGGAGGAACATGGTATGGAGGAGAAATGAAAAAAGGTATGTTCTCCATGATGAATTACTATTTACCTTTAAAAGGAATGGCCTCTATGCACTGTTCAGCAAATGTTGGAGAAGCCGGAGATGTAGCCATTTACTTTGGTTTATCAGGTACAGGAAAAACTACTCTATCTGCTGATCCGAAGCGTTATCTAATTGGTGATGATGAACACGGATGGGATGATAACGGAGTATTTAACTACGAAGGAGGTTGCTATGCAAAAGTAATTGACCTTTCCGAGGAAAAAGAACCGGATATTTGGAGAGCTATCAGAAGAGATGCTTTATTAGAAAATGTTGTTGTAAAATCAAATGGAGAAGTAGATTTTAAAGATAAATCTATTACAGAAAACACCCGTGTTTCTTATCCTATTTACTATATCAATAAAATTGTTCTTCCATCTAAAGCCGGACATGCTAAAAAAATAATTTATTTGTCAGCAGATGCTTTTGGAGTATTGCCTCCGGTTTCCATTTTAGATGAAGAACAAGCACAATATCACTTCCTATGTGGATATACTTCCAAATTAGCAGGAACTGAAAGAGGAATAACAGAACCTCTACCATCTTTCTCACCGGCTTTTGGTGAAGCTTTTCTTTCATTACACCCAACCATGTATTCAAAAACATTGGTTTCTAAAATGAAAAAACATGGAGCTAAAGCGTATTTAGTAAATACCGGATGGAACGGAACAGGAAAACGTATATCTTTAAAAGATACTCGTGCTATTGTAGATGCTATAATTGATGGATCTATTGAGAAAGCAGCTACTAACAAAATCCCATATTTAAATCTAACTTTCCCTACTAAAGTGCCAAACGTTTCCGATATATTAGACCCAAGAACTACCTATTCTAATGTATCAGAATGGGAAACAAAAGCTAAAGACTTAGCAGCTAAATATATTGCAAACTTTAAGCAATATACGGATACTGAAGAAGGTAAAAAATTAGTAGCAGCAGGACCGAAATTATAA
- a CDS encoding DUF1573 domain-containing protein, with translation MKKFVLSSAFLLGAYIFSNAQEIKITNYENNTVDYGNVNKGSNGKRIIKIQNVGDKPLIISNINTSCGCTVPQWTTEPIAPGKKGEITVTYNTSNVGRFSRTITISSNDEKKPNLPVRIEGVVLAPESNPSTDK, from the coding sequence ATGAAAAAGTTCGTTTTAAGTTCGGCATTCCTATTGGGAGCATACATTTTCAGCAATGCTCAGGAAATTAAAATTACCAATTATGAAAATAATACGGTGGATTATGGGAATGTAAACAAAGGATCTAATGGTAAAAGAATTATAAAAATTCAAAATGTGGGAGATAAACCGTTAATTATTTCCAATATAAACACTTCTTGCGGATGTACTGTACCTCAATGGACTACAGAACCTATCGCTCCGGGAAAAAAAGGAGAAATTACGGTAACCTACAATACTTCTAATGTAGGAAGATTCAGCAGAACCATTACCATATCTTCTAATGATGAGAAAAAACCCAATTTACCGGTAAGAATAGAAGGTGTTGTTTTAGCTCCTGAAAGCAATCCTAGTACTGATAAATAA
- a CDS encoding ABC transporter permease: MFKDLVEYISVIGKTFVKEIRLIFSDAAVKSSYLISPIIVGFLYSYIYSNEIVTKIPIAVVDQDQSQMTHTITRMVNSSQQVKIDHSATSLLEAENLFNLGKVKGIILLPKDFTRKLQRGEVPSISVYCDASYMLYYKQFLTSVTASIGTYSAQIEVNKLMAGGTPQKQAVASRRPIDTVSVPLFNIDSGYATFVMPVVFLIAIQTLQISAMGVLGGTQRERKSYTKLYPFIKKPLGTIPVLLGRSGAYLLISMILMVIQVGLVMGLFKFPQRGNPFEVFVFLIPFLFSVTFLGIFLMNFFKKREDAIMIVTIFSIPSLFLCGVSWPTLAFPEWIKVVSYVFPTTLAVKGFLEITQSGASLIEIKELWLQMWIMCLIYFVIAALTLKRLAYVNLSK; encoded by the coding sequence ATGTTTAAAGATCTAGTAGAATATATATCGGTAATAGGCAAAACATTTGTAAAAGAAATTCGTCTTATATTTTCAGATGCAGCCGTAAAATCATCCTATCTTATTAGTCCCATAATAGTTGGCTTTTTATATTCATATATTTATTCTAATGAAATAGTTACTAAAATACCCATAGCTGTTGTAGACCAGGACCAGTCACAGATGACTCATACCATTACACGAATGGTAAATTCATCTCAACAGGTTAAAATAGATCATTCTGCTACCAGCTTATTAGAAGCTGAAAATCTTTTTAATTTAGGAAAGGTTAAAGGTATTATTCTTTTACCTAAAGATTTTACCAGAAAATTACAAAGAGGGGAAGTACCTTCCATTTCTGTATATTGTGATGCATCATACATGCTTTATTACAAACAGTTTTTAACTTCTGTAACCGCTTCTATAGGAACTTATAGTGCTCAAATTGAAGTTAATAAATTGATGGCGGGTGGAACGCCTCAAAAACAAGCAGTTGCCTCAAGAAGACCTATTGATACGGTATCCGTTCCGTTATTTAACATAGATTCGGGATATGCAACTTTTGTTATGCCGGTTGTATTTTTAATTGCCATACAAACGCTGCAAATTTCTGCTATGGGAGTTTTGGGAGGAACACAAAGAGAACGAAAATCATATACGAAATTATACCCTTTTATTAAAAAACCGTTGGGTACTATTCCGGTATTGTTGGGTAGATCAGGTGCTTATTTGTTAATATCAATGATCTTGATGGTAATTCAAGTAGGATTGGTTATGGGACTTTTTAAATTTCCACAACGGGGTAATCCTTTTGAGGTATTTGTATTTTTAATTCCCTTTCTCTTTTCCGTTACATTTTTAGGAATATTTTTGATGAACTTTTTTAAAAAACGAGAAGATGCCATTATGATCGTCACTATATTTTCCATCCCCTCATTATTTCTTTGCGGGGTATCTTGGCCTACACTGGCATTTCCTGAATGGATAAAAGTAGTATCCTATGTATTTCCGACAACGTTAGCCGTAAAAGGATTTTTGGAAATAACCCAATCGGGAGCTTCACTTATAGAAATAAAAGAATTGTGGTTGCAAATGTGGATCATGTGTCTGATTTATTTCGTAATTGCTGCATTAACATTAAAAAGATTAGCTTATGTGAATTTAAGCAAATAA
- a CDS encoding HlyD family secretion protein, whose amino-acid sequence MKSKLISSIISIIIIVAIIGLSIWFMNKPTQVTIQGQVDATQINVSPKIAGRLEQVLIKEGDMVKEGDLLAVLSTPELDAKLVQAESAKAAAEAQDKKAKKGTRTEQIQGAYNQWQQAKASAELADKTYERMQNLYNDKVISAQKRDEAYTQSKASRELEKAAYANYKMAINGSRSEDKEAASAQVNQAQGAIEEVLAYKKEAKVLSPSNAEVLKIIPNRGEVVSAGYPIVNLVDLNDVWVVFNIKENLMSSFKKGSTFEAQIPALNNKKIKLQVRYIAAQGDFATWSATKTQGDFDMKTFEIKAYPMEKVEGLRPGMSALVDEKSLKKD is encoded by the coding sequence ATGAAAAGTAAACTTATAAGTTCCATCATAAGTATCATAATAATTGTAGCCATAATAGGCCTTTCTATATGGTTTATGAATAAGCCGACTCAAGTAACCATTCAAGGTCAAGTAGATGCTACTCAAATTAATGTATCACCTAAAATTGCAGGAAGACTCGAACAGGTACTAATCAAGGAAGGAGACATGGTAAAAGAAGGTGATTTGTTGGCTGTCTTAAGTACACCGGAGTTAGATGCTAAATTAGTACAAGCAGAATCTGCAAAAGCTGCAGCAGAAGCACAAGATAAAAAAGCCAAAAAAGGAACTCGAACAGAACAAATACAAGGGGCTTACAATCAATGGCAACAAGCTAAAGCATCAGCAGAGCTGGCAGATAAGACTTATGAAAGAATGCAGAATTTATATAACGATAAAGTAATATCTGCGCAAAAAAGAGATGAAGCGTACACTCAAAGTAAGGCTTCCAGAGAATTAGAGAAAGCAGCCTATGCAAATTATAAAATGGCAATAAATGGGTCAAGAAGTGAGGATAAAGAAGCAGCATCTGCACAAGTTAATCAGGCACAAGGAGCAATAGAAGAGGTATTAGCTTATAAAAAAGAAGCTAAAGTACTTTCACCTTCAAATGCCGAAGTATTAAAAATAATTCCGAATAGAGGAGAGGTTGTGAGTGCGGGATATCCAATTGTAAATCTGGTTGATTTAAATGATGTTTGGGTGGTGTTTAACATCAAAGAGAATTTAATGTCAAGTTTTAAAAAAGGTTCCACTTTCGAAGCACAAATTCCCGCGTTAAACAATAAAAAAATTAAATTACAAGTTCGTTATATTGCAGCTCAAGGAGACTTTGCTACATGGAGTGCTACCAAAACTCAAGGCGATTTTGATATGAAAACCTTTGAGATTAAAGCATATCCCATGGAAAAAGTGGAGGGCTTAAGACCCGGTATGAGTGCATTAGTTGATGAAAAATCATTGAAAAAAGATTAA
- a CDS encoding ABC transporter permease, whose amino-acid sequence MQKGFFSIFLNEVQRLLTSPRLMFLAVILPCGLFLYYASLLQEGVPRKFPVVLLDQDKSNTSRELGRMLNATSSMDIVAEVENQQDGEKMIRTDKAFALIIIPANFENDIYRNIDTQVACYYNNNYLLAGGLINKAFQSTVGSFAAGAHISGLTQKGLTQQQALAATSPINSKQHILFNPYTNYSYYLTIALMPMALQIIVMVVSIYVLGSVLKDRKGRELYVKSRGNVWVSFWAKTLPYTLLFSLIGFFMNSLLYYKIGIPLRGNFLIVNIYFIVFVIVCQLFGLFYVSFNKDLRSALTLGGSYSAIAFSFTGYTFPKEGLPDVIQYLSYTFPFTSYLRFIIDYAVRGIAIGSLNFGYIIAFMIFCLIGFASMPGYNRLLKKGGYYV is encoded by the coding sequence ATGCAAAAAGGCTTTTTTTCCATATTTTTAAATGAGGTTCAAAGGCTTTTGACCAGTCCAAGATTAATGTTTTTGGCTGTAATTTTGCCTTGTGGATTGTTTTTATATTATGCTAGTCTTTTGCAGGAAGGAGTACCTCGAAAATTTCCCGTTGTTTTATTAGATCAAGACAAATCGAATACATCCAGAGAATTGGGAAGGATGCTGAATGCAACATCTTCTATGGATATCGTAGCTGAAGTGGAGAATCAACAAGATGGGGAGAAAATGATACGAACGGATAAGGCTTTTGCCTTAATAATTATTCCGGCAAATTTTGAAAATGATATTTATAGAAATATCGATACTCAGGTAGCTTGTTATTACAATAATAACTATCTCTTAGCCGGAGGATTGATTAATAAGGCCTTTCAATCAACGGTGGGATCTTTTGCTGCCGGAGCTCACATCAGCGGTTTAACACAAAAAGGACTTACTCAACAACAAGCTTTAGCAGCTACATCTCCCATAAATTCAAAACAACATATACTGTTTAATCCCTACACAAACTATTCCTATTATCTTACTATTGCTTTAATGCCTATGGCCTTGCAAATAATAGTGATGGTAGTATCAATCTATGTGTTAGGATCAGTACTGAAAGACCGAAAAGGCAGAGAACTATATGTAAAAAGTAGAGGAAATGTATGGGTTTCATTTTGGGCCAAAACTTTACCGTATACCCTTTTGTTTTCTTTAATCGGTTTTTTTATGAATAGTTTATTGTACTATAAAATAGGAATTCCTTTAAGAGGTAATTTTCTTATTGTGAATATTTATTTTATAGTATTTGTTATCGTTTGTCAGTTATTTGGATTATTTTACGTCAGCTTTAATAAAGATTTGCGTTCGGCCTTGACCCTAGGCGGTTCCTATTCAGCCATAGCATTTTCATTTACCGGATATACTTTTCCTAAGGAAGGCTTACCGGATGTGATACAATATTTAAGTTATACATTTCCATTTACTTCTTATTTACGGTTTATTATTGATTATGCCGTCAGAGGAATTGCGATAGGTAGCCTTAACTTCGGTTATATAATAGCTTTTATGATATTTTGTCTGATAGGATTTGCGTCCATGCCCGGCTATAATCGATTATTAAAAAAAGGAGGATATTATGTTTAA